The Streptomyces spororaveus genome includes a region encoding these proteins:
- a CDS encoding MarR family transcriptional regulator — MNGVEAFLLGRALMKIGEQAMPQPKSGPTGSVRSVVVVLGDVVSHPGTTVGEIAARTGLPQSQVSTSVARLEQAGSVDTEPDPADRRRRLIRPAAEPSARVAEVRATTIDDALAAALAGPGGTPPDPETVREVTAALDLLARTLTPSVTAR, encoded by the coding sequence ATGAACGGAGTCGAAGCGTTCCTCCTGGGACGCGCCCTCATGAAGATCGGCGAACAGGCGATGCCGCAGCCGAAGTCGGGACCGACGGGATCGGTCCGCTCGGTGGTCGTCGTCCTCGGCGACGTCGTCTCCCACCCCGGAACCACGGTCGGCGAGATCGCCGCACGGACGGGCCTGCCGCAGAGTCAGGTCTCCACCTCTGTCGCCCGGCTGGAGCAGGCCGGCTCGGTCGACACCGAGCCCGACCCCGCCGACCGGCGCCGCCGCCTCATCCGGCCCGCCGCCGAGCCCTCCGCCCGGGTCGCGGAAGTGCGGGCCACCACCATCGACGACGCTCTCGCCGCGGCCCTCGCCGGTCCCGGCGGAACGCCGCCGGACCCGGAGACCGTTCGCGAGGTCACCGCGGCCCTGGACCTCCTGGCCCGCACACTGACGCCGTCCGTTACCGCCCGCTGA